A window from Purpureocillium takamizusanense chromosome 3, complete sequence encodes these proteins:
- the HRT2 gene encoding Hairy/enhancer-of-split with YRPW motif protein 2 (COG:S~EggNog:ENOG503NVVV~TransMembrane:1 (o258-279i)): MEFDTKTPKSVTSDPTSFASDSVRQRWPVILTGAVDDVYRAISKTDDPEKQAEGKKIVEQLGALKYEVQHDRKLSPIEVDDGYPEEIAAYNKEIQDLGNPSWLDVPWLFSECYMYRRISTFFTLTKHWKNYDIFARQKIDTFRTSRNAVLELASRYKELIEQIQADKNSTHDEEAEKLLFTEFFEICLWGNATDLSLLTNLTYEDIQKLQGSAARKAAEKNILINDLPASYEILKKARADGQEERRVDFVLDNAGFELYVDLVLAGFLLASGLATQIVLRPKSMPWFVSDVLPGDFSALLNAISQPKTFFETQSEDEKLQGKIPEPLSEKEAEDLSFVFQDWATRHAEGQLVMRPNRYWTAGGSFWRLPHEAPELHDDLKGAELVIFKGDLNYRKLTGDAHWDPTTPFQQALGPMGKGSGVNVLSLRTCKADVVVGLPAGKDEELRKTEGGGGDSGARRWAWHGKWAVVCLSQGE; the protein is encoded by the exons ATGGAGTTTGATACCAAGACCC CCAAATCGGTCACCAGTGACCCGACATCCTTTGCCAGCGACTCGGTCCGCCAGCGATGGCCTGTCATACTG ACTggtgccgttgacgacgTCTATCGTGCCATCTCCAAGACGGACGACCCCGAGAAGCAGGCTGAGGGCAAGAAGAttgtcgagcagctcggtgCTCTCAAATATGAGGTTCAGCACGACCGGAAACTCTC TCCCAtcgaagtcgacgacggctacCCCGAAGAGATCGCTGCCTACAACAAGGAGATCCAGGACCTCGGGAATCCCAGCTGGCTGGACGTCCCCTGGCTATTCTCTGAATGCTACATGTACAGGCGAATCAGCACCTTCTTCACGCTCACCAAGCACTGGAAGAACTACGACATCTTTGCCCGGCAAAAGATCGACACCTTCCGCACGTCACGCAACGCtgtgctggagctggcctCGCGGTACAAAGAATTGATCGAGCAGATCCAGGCTGACAAGAACTCCACTCACGATGAGGAGGCCGAAAAACTTCTCTTCACCGAGTTCTTCGAGATTTGCCTGTGGGGCAATGCCACGGACCTGTCCCTTCTCACCAACCTCACGTATGAGGACATCCAGAAGCTGCAGGGCAGCGCGGCTCGCAAGGCTGCCGAGAAGAACATCCTCATCAATGACCTGCCGGCATCGTATGAGATCCTCAAGAAGGCTCGTGCCGACGGTcaggaggagcgccgcgtcgactTTGTGCTCGACAACGCCGGCTTCGAGCTCTACGTCGATCTTGTCCTCGCTGGCTTCTTGCTCGCGTCGGGACTCGCCACACAGATTGTGTTGCGCCCCAAGTCTATGCCGTGGTTCGTCTCAGACGTCCTGCCGGGGGACTTCTCGGCGCTTCTCAACGCCATTTCTCAGCCCAAGACCTTTTTCGAGACGCagtccgaggacgagaagctTCAGGGCAAGATCCCGGAGCCCCTCTCCGAAAAGGAAGCTGAAGACCTCTCCTTCGTATTCCAGGACTGGGCGACCAGACACGCCGAGGGCCAGCTAGTCATGCGCCCCAACCGGTACTGGACGGCTGGCGGCAGCTTCTGGCGGCTTCCCCACGAGGCTCCCGAGCTTCACGACGATCtcaagggcgccgagctcgtcatTTTCAAGGGTGACCTCAACTATCGCAAGCTCACAGGCGAT GCTCACTGGGACCCAACCACGCCGTTCCAACAGGCCCTTGGGCCCATGGGCAAGGGCTCGGGCGTCAACGTCTTGTCTCTGCGCACTTGCAAGGCTGATGTCGTAGTCGGTTTGCCGGCGGGtaaggacgaggagctcagGAAGACCGagggtggcggtggcgacagcggcgcaCGACGATGGGCCTGGCACGGCAAGTGGGCTGTCGTATGCCTGTCTCAGGGGGAATAG